One Candidatus Campbellbacteria bacterium genomic region harbors:
- a CDS encoding rod shape-determining protein, translating into MKKQFGSLMSDDIGIDLGTANTLVYVRGKGIIINEPTVVAVNQKTGQVVAVGMEAKRMLGRTPEHISAVRPLVDGVISDFEVTEEFLAHLIRRAQHGKRKLFGPRVVVGVPYGTTNVERRAVRDAALNAGAREVHIVEQPMAAAIGIRLPVEDASGSMIVDIGGGTTDITVISLNGVVNGKNTKIGGDRLNSDIASYIRDEFKILIGERTAEDLKIQAGSIIPGLTPIEVTVRGRDLVTGLPREVIVTDSDVREAIAPSIDMLVEAIKEVLETTPPEILSDVMRRGMYLVGGGALIRGFDVFLCEWLKIPVYVADDPLTSVARGTGVVLEDLIRFKEIIIDEEHALPPTI; encoded by the coding sequence CTGAAAAAACAGTTTGGTAGTCTTATGTCCGATGATATCGGTATTGATCTTGGAACCGCAAATACACTTGTGTATGTTCGTGGTAAAGGGATTATTATTAACGAACCAACCGTTGTTGCAGTGAATCAAAAAACAGGACAAGTCGTTGCTGTTGGAATGGAAGCAAAGCGAATGCTTGGCCGAACTCCTGAGCACATTAGTGCGGTACGTCCACTTGTTGACGGCGTTATTTCTGATTTTGAAGTTACAGAAGAATTTCTCGCACATCTTATTCGTCGTGCGCAACACGGAAAGAGAAAATTATTTGGACCACGAGTTGTTGTTGGTGTTCCGTATGGTACGACAAACGTTGAACGTCGTGCGGTGCGAGATGCTGCGCTGAATGCCGGTGCTCGTGAGGTGCACATTGTTGAACAGCCGATGGCTGCGGCAATTGGCATTCGACTTCCTGTTGAAGATGCAAGTGGAAGTATGATTGTTGATATTGGTGGGGGAACGACTGACATCACCGTCATCTCTCTCAATGGTGTGGTGAATGGAAAAAATACAAAAATAGGAGGAGATCGACTTAATAGTGATATTGCATCGTATATTCGTGATGAATTTAAAATTCTTATTGGCGAACGAACCGCGGAGGATCTCAAAATTCAGGCTGGGTCCATTATTCCAGGGTTGACCCCTATTGAAGTGACTGTTCGCGGGCGTGATTTGGTAACAGGATTACCACGAGAAGTAATTGTCACCGATTCTGATGTTCGTGAGGCAATAGCGCCATCTATCGACATGCTCGTTGAGGCAATAAAAGAAGTACTTGAAACGACTCCTCCAGAAATTTTGTCAGATGTGATGCGTCGAGGAATGTATCTCGTTGGTGGCGGGGCGCTCATTCGTGGGTTCGATGTCTTTTTGTGTGAATGGCTTAAAATTCCTGTGTATGTTGCTGATGATCCGCTCACCTCAGTTGCGCGAGGTACGGGTGTAGTTCTTGAAGATTTAATTCGATTTAAAGAAATTATTATTGATGAAGAACATGCACTTCCCCCGACCATATAA
- a CDS encoding prolyl-tRNA synthetase, protein MKQSQLFTKTRKEVPSDEVSKNAQLLIRAGFVHKEMAGVYSLLPLGLRVVNKINAIIREEMNAIGGQEVHMSALQDPDMWKKTDRWEGDAKDIWFKTQLGNGGELGLGFTHEEPITNLMKNHISSYKDLPKSVYQIQTKYRNEVRAKSGVLRGREFLMKDLYSFCKTQEEQDAFYAQAQQAYTNVFARVGLGERTYMTFASGGMFSKYSHEFQTLCDSGEDTIYVHEQKGIAVNKEVLTDEVLNDLGIVRDDLIEKPAVEVGNIFSLGTRFSDALGLSYLDASGVQKSVVMGSYGIGPTRTMGVIAEVYGDDKGLVWPKSVAPFDVHVIVLESKEGADVHAYAEKITTDIEQAGYEVLYDDRPLTAGAKFADADLIGIPMRLVISEKHMHNNTVEMKGRTEADARVVNASEICSLLV, encoded by the coding sequence ATGAAACAGTCACAGCTTTTTACAAAAACTCGCAAAGAAGTACCAAGTGATGAAGTGTCAAAAAACGCACAGTTGCTTATTCGTGCAGGATTTGTGCATAAAGAAATGGCGGGTGTATATTCCTTGTTACCATTAGGTTTACGAGTCGTTAATAAAATCAATGCGATTATTCGAGAGGAAATGAATGCAATTGGTGGGCAGGAGGTACACATGTCTGCACTACAAGATCCTGACATGTGGAAAAAGACAGATCGCTGGGAAGGGGATGCGAAAGATATTTGGTTTAAAACACAACTGGGAAATGGTGGGGAACTTGGACTTGGCTTTACCCATGAAGAACCAATCACGAATCTTATGAAGAACCACATTTCTTCGTATAAAGATTTGCCAAAATCGGTATATCAGATTCAAACAAAGTATAGAAATGAAGTTCGTGCAAAAAGTGGTGTGTTGCGTGGGCGTGAGTTTCTCATGAAAGATTTGTACTCATTTTGTAAAACACAAGAAGAACAAGATGCATTTTACGCACAGGCACAGCAGGCATATACAAATGTGTTTGCACGCGTTGGTTTGGGCGAGAGAACGTACATGACGTTTGCGTCAGGTGGTATGTTCTCAAAATATTCGCACGAATTTCAAACACTGTGTGATTCTGGAGAAGATACGATTTACGTCCATGAACAAAAAGGTATTGCCGTGAATAAAGAGGTACTCACTGATGAGGTGTTGAATGATTTGGGTATTGTACGCGACGATCTTATTGAAAAACCAGCCGTTGAAGTGGGAAATATTTTTTCACTCGGTACGCGTTTTTCTGACGCGCTAGGTTTGTCATACTTGGATGCAAGTGGAGTACAAAAAAGTGTGGTCATGGGAAGTTATGGTATTGGTCCGACGCGAACAATGGGAGTTATTGCGGAAGTCTATGGAGATGATAAGGGGCTTGTGTGGCCAAAGAGTGTCGCACCATTTGATGTGCACGTTATCGTTCTTGAAAGTAAAGAAGGTGCTGATGTTCACGCGTATGCTGAAAAAATAACTACAGATATAGAACAAGCGGGATATGAGGTTCTCTATGATGATCGACCTTTGACTGCGGGTGCAAAATTTGCAGACGCTGATCTTATTGGTATTCCAATGCGCCTTGTGATTTCAGAAAAACACATGCATAACAATACGGTTGAAATGAAGGGGCGCACTGAAGCAGATGCTCGTGTGGTTAACGCCTCGGAGATATGTTCACTTTTGGTCTAG
- a CDS encoding site-2 protease family protein: protein MTVVLFVIVLAVLILAHEVGHFLAAKSIGVRVDEFGIGFPPRLYSWRPEGSETLYSINWIPFGGFVKIFKEDEDISELSPEEKLRTLDVKPWYAKVWVLIAGVLFNVLLAWGLISIGITLGFPMSVTEQTKGVVGEPSVVLVHIEAGSPAQTAGFLPGDALVSLKGEKDTVMSPLSIEKVQSFIAQHGGETITVAYTREKKLETTTVIPNIQTTGQETRGVMGVVLDYIALVKLPVWSAVIEGAKTTYYAIQNIAVGLWNFLYQTVTGAADFSQVVGPVGIVGLAGDAARMGLVTLLSFAAMLSLNLAVINMVPFPALDGGRILFVLIETIKRSPIKPVVANTFNFVGFGLLLLLMVIVTIHDVVKLFG, encoded by the coding sequence ATGACAGTTGTACTTTTTGTTATTGTTTTAGCGGTACTTATACTTGCCCATGAGGTTGGGCATTTTCTTGCTGCAAAATCTATTGGCGTTCGTGTAGATGAATTTGGTATTGGTTTTCCTCCACGATTGTACAGTTGGCGTCCAGAAGGAAGTGAAACGCTCTATTCAATCAATTGGATTCCATTTGGAGGGTTTGTAAAAATTTTTAAAGAAGATGAGGATATTTCTGAATTATCCCCAGAGGAAAAACTTCGTACGCTTGATGTGAAGCCGTGGTATGCAAAGGTCTGGGTATTGATTGCCGGTGTGTTATTCAATGTTCTTCTTGCGTGGGGACTTATCTCTATAGGTATCACACTCGGTTTTCCCATGTCGGTCACGGAGCAAACAAAAGGAGTTGTGGGTGAACCATCTGTAGTTCTTGTTCATATTGAGGCAGGGAGTCCAGCGCAGACCGCTGGCTTTCTCCCAGGTGATGCACTCGTTTCCTTAAAAGGTGAAAAGGATACAGTGATGAGTCCACTCTCTATTGAAAAGGTACAGTCATTTATTGCACAGCATGGTGGTGAAACGATTACTGTTGCCTACACACGAGAAAAAAAATTGGAAACAACAACTGTTATTCCAAACATACAAACCACAGGCCAAGAGACAAGGGGGGTTATGGGTGTAGTTCTTGATTACATTGCCCTCGTGAAGTTGCCTGTATGGTCTGCTGTTATTGAAGGTGCAAAAACGACATACTATGCTATACAAAATATTGCTGTTGGGTTGTGGAATTTTCTATATCAAACAGTGACAGGTGCGGCAGATTTTTCACAAGTGGTTGGGCCCGTTGGTATTGTGGGTCTTGCAGGAGATGCTGCACGTATGGGGCTTGTTACTCTTCTTTCTTTTGCCGCAATGCTCTCTCTCAACTTGGCGGTTATCAATATGGTTCCGTTTCCCGCACTTGATGGTGGGCGAATTTTATTTGTTTTGATTGAGACCATTAAACGTTCGCCAATAAAACCCGTTGTTGCAAATACATTCAATTTTGTAGGTTTTGGCCTCCTCCTACTTCTCATGGTGATAGTAACTATTCATGATGTTGTAAAACTCTTCGGGTAA
- the frr gene encoding ribosome recycling factor, giving the protein MAYNFSDLKKKTAEIQEWLSKELSAIHTGRASVALLDTVRASAYGSFMPITQLANMSVEDARTIRIAPWDSSVLGAIDKALREANLGVSVATDDKGIRVSFPDLTTETREKYVKLVGKKMEEARISIRGVRDEVWNDIQTKEKGGAIGEDEKFRAKEEMEKLIKEANEKLEELARQKEENIRS; this is encoded by the coding sequence ATGGCATATAACTTTAGTGATTTAAAAAAGAAAACGGCGGAAATTCAAGAGTGGCTTTCCAAGGAACTTTCTGCGATTCATACGGGACGGGCAAGTGTTGCGCTTCTTGATACCGTGCGTGCTTCTGCGTATGGAAGTTTTATGCCGATTACACAACTTGCAAATATGTCAGTCGAAGATGCGCGGACAATACGTATCGCCCCATGGGATTCGTCTGTGTTGGGTGCAATTGATAAGGCGCTTCGTGAGGCGAATCTCGGTGTGTCTGTTGCTACCGACGATAAGGGTATTCGTGTTTCTTTTCCTGATCTTACAACAGAAACACGAGAAAAGTATGTAAAACTTGTTGGAAAAAAGATGGAAGAGGCGCGTATCTCTATTCGAGGAGTGCGAGACGAAGTGTGGAATGATATTCAAACAAAAGAAAAAGGTGGGGCAATAGGGGAAGATGAAAAGTTTCGTGCAAAGGAAGAGATGGAAAAACTCATTAAGGAGGCAAATGAAAAACTCGAAGAATTAGCGCGACAGAAGGAAGAAAATATTCGATCCTAA
- a CDS encoding MGMT family protein, translated as MYAVVSRIPKGQTRTYKEVARLAGSPRAYRAVGNILNKNRSSKVPCHRVIRSDGGIGGFAWGSAKKKALLKKEGTLK; from the coding sequence GTGTACGCGGTTGTCTCACGAATTCCTAAAGGGCAGACGCGAACATACAAAGAAGTTGCTCGTCTGGCTGGAAGTCCTCGTGCGTACCGTGCCGTTGGCAATATTCTGAATAAAAACAGGAGTTCAAAAGTGCCTTGCCATCGAGTTATTCGGAGTGATGGAGGTATTGGTGGTTTTGCTTGGGGAAGTGCGAAAAAGAAAGCCTTGCTTAAAAAAGAAGGCACTCTGAAGTAG
- a CDS encoding PD-(D/E)XK nuclease family protein, with protein MTFTKTYKAKLFDPQSPEPFKLSRSKIDLFHECPRCFYLDRRLGVSRPSMPGFTLNVAVDHLLKKEFDVHRAKGEPHPLMTTYGVDAIPFEHKDLDVWRENFKGVQYVHPESNFLVTGAVDDVWVNPQGELHVVDYKATSKAEKPNLDGIWQQGYKRQMEVYQWLLRNNGFKVSTRGYFVYVNGKKDVEAFDAKLEFDVDVIPYDGDVSWIDGILVSARKTLIGDALPETGERCEYCPYRDSAGTAIRNVVLAQRKKEDAPKEKDTLF; from the coding sequence ATGACATTTACAAAAACCTACAAAGCAAAATTATTTGATCCACAATCTCCTGAACCGTTTAAACTTTCTCGTTCAAAAATAGATCTCTTTCATGAGTGTCCACGTTGTTTTTATTTGGACCGTCGACTTGGTGTATCACGCCCTTCAATGCCCGGATTTACACTCAACGTTGCTGTTGACCATCTTCTCAAAAAAGAATTTGATGTACATCGTGCAAAAGGAGAACCACATCCACTTATGACGACATACGGAGTTGATGCAATTCCATTTGAACACAAAGATTTGGATGTTTGGCGTGAAAACTTTAAAGGCGTGCAGTACGTACACCCAGAAAGTAATTTTTTAGTTACGGGGGCAGTTGATGATGTGTGGGTTAATCCACAAGGCGAGCTTCATGTGGTTGACTATAAAGCAACAAGTAAAGCGGAAAAACCAAATCTCGATGGTATTTGGCAACAAGGATACAAGAGACAGATGGAGGTGTACCAGTGGTTGTTGCGAAACAATGGATTCAAGGTTTCAACGAGAGGGTATTTTGTATATGTAAACGGAAAAAAAGATGTTGAAGCGTTTGATGCAAAACTTGAATTTGATGTTGATGTGATTCCCTATGATGGAGACGTATCGTGGATTGATGGTATTCTTGTGAGTGCACGAAAAACACTTATAGGCGACGCACTTCCTGAGACAGGGGAACGATGCGAATATTGTCCGTATCGTGATAGTGCTGGAACGGCAATCCGAAATGTGGTACTAGCACAACGAAAAAAAGAAGATGCTCCAAAAGAAAAAGATACACTCTTCTAA
- a CDS encoding MgtC/SapB family protein, with product MDIIAFGGTFFGQLLVALVLGMLIGTERTLAHKTAGLRTYGLVSMGSCLFIVVVLALKETLGISSADLTRVIAGLITGVGFLGAGVIILRDQTLVGLTTAAGLWVASGIGVAVGFQLYIIAFYTTLLTLLTFTVFWFLEKEVTHIGPQTGDTK from the coding sequence ATGGATATTATTGCGTTTGGAGGAACTTTTTTTGGCCAACTCTTGGTGGCACTTGTACTCGGCATGCTTATTGGAACAGAGCGAACACTTGCACATAAGACAGCTGGCTTGCGAACGTACGGACTCGTATCAATGGGATCATGTTTATTTATTGTTGTTGTTCTTGCACTCAAAGAGACGCTTGGTATTTCAAGTGCAGATCTTACTCGTGTGATTGCGGGGCTCATCACAGGTGTTGGTTTTTTGGGAGCGGGTGTCATCATTCTTCGTGATCAGACGCTCGTTGGTCTTACGACCGCAGCTGGGTTGTGGGTTGCCTCAGGTATTGGTGTTGCTGTTGGTTTTCAGTTGTACATTATTGCTTTTTACACAACACTTCTCACACTTCTCACGTTTACAGTCTTTTGGTTTCTTGAAAAAGAGGTGACACATATAGGTCCACAAACAGGCGATACAAAATAA
- a CDS encoding restriction endonuclease → MLISKLDGTLEEFSPGKLARSLKNAGASDDVTADIITHVEKELHEGMTTSHIYTHALKLLQKQTLHPIAARYSLRRAVLELGPSGYPFEQLLGEVFKKKGYDVRVGATMQGKCVSHEIDVIAKKEKELILVEAKFHNAQGFKTDVKVSLYIYARMLDLQAGNYDGLCPPGGLCHQWLVTNTKFTDNAIAHGKCVGITLIGWGYPHTGNVQDLIEETRLHPLSCLTSLSKKEKDALYQQNIVLCKNIVDNPNILETAGITGKKVDTVLSEAHQLCTL, encoded by the coding sequence ATGCTTATTTCCAAATTAGACGGAACTCTTGAGGAATTTTCTCCGGGAAAACTTGCCCGTTCTCTCAAAAACGCAGGAGCATCAGATGATGTTACCGCGGACATTATTACGCACGTTGAAAAAGAGTTACATGAGGGGATGACAACATCACATATTTATACTCACGCACTCAAGCTTCTTCAAAAACAGACACTACACCCCATTGCGGCGCGATATTCGTTGCGTCGGGCAGTGTTGGAGCTTGGTCCGTCTGGGTATCCATTTGAACAATTGCTTGGCGAGGTCTTTAAAAAGAAAGGGTACGATGTTCGTGTTGGAGCAACGATGCAAGGGAAGTGTGTATCACACGAAATTGACGTTATTGCCAAAAAAGAAAAAGAGCTCATTCTTGTTGAAGCAAAATTTCATAATGCACAGGGATTTAAGACGGACGTAAAAGTATCGCTCTACATTTATGCACGCATGCTTGATTTGCAGGCAGGGAACTATGACGGCTTGTGTCCTCCTGGTGGCCTGTGTCATCAGTGGCTTGTCACCAACACAAAATTTACTGACAATGCTATTGCACATGGAAAGTGTGTAGGCATTACCCTGATTGGGTGGGGATATCCACATACAGGAAATGTGCAAGATCTTATCGAAGAAACGAGATTGCACCCACTTTCATGTTTAACGTCACTGTCGAAAAAAGAAAAAGATGCGCTGTATCAGCAAAACATCGTGTTGTGCAAAAATATTGTTGATAATCCAAATATTTTAGAGACCGCCGGCATTACTGGAAAAAAAGTTGACACCGTGTTGAGTGAGGCGCATCAGCTGTGTACTCTTTAA
- the mnmA gene encoding tRNA 2-thiouridine(34) synthase MnmA yields MTGQKVYVAMSGGVDSSVSAALLREQGYDVTGVFIKTWHPPFLECTWKEERKDAMDVCAHLGIPFKTFDLEETYKKEVVEYMISEYASGRTPNPDVMCNEKIKFGAFFKKAREEGAEYVATGHYARIKTQNTKHETRNVELLAGVDVQKDQSYFLWRVPKEVFAHVLFPVGDIEKVEVREQAHRFGLSVADKKDSQGVCFLGHVDMRDFLKKFIAVSVGAVLNERGDVIGTHDGALLYTLGQRHGFHVTKKTPTDGPLYVVSKDIERNTITVSHNLTTDSAFSHTDVVLEQVNWISVAPVVHKEYTARFRYRQPLQACVVDVVGENVRIHFTEPQHSIALGQSVVVYDGDVCIGGGVVCAVA; encoded by the coding sequence ATGACTGGGCAAAAGGTATATGTGGCAATGAGTGGAGGGGTTGATAGCTCGGTTTCTGCTGCGTTGCTTCGTGAGCAGGGGTACGACGTCACGGGTGTGTTTATCAAAACATGGCACCCACCTTTTTTGGAGTGCACTTGGAAAGAAGAACGAAAAGACGCTATGGATGTGTGTGCCCATCTCGGTATTCCTTTTAAAACATTTGATCTTGAAGAGACATATAAAAAAGAAGTAGTTGAGTACATGATTTCTGAGTACGCATCTGGGAGAACGCCAAATCCAGATGTTATGTGTAATGAAAAAATAAAATTCGGTGCGTTTTTCAAGAAAGCGCGCGAGGAAGGTGCTGAGTATGTTGCGACGGGGCACTATGCCCGAATAAAAACACAAAACACAAAACACGAAACACGAAATGTGGAGTTGTTGGCGGGAGTTGATGTGCAGAAAGATCAATCATATTTTTTGTGGCGAGTCCCGAAAGAAGTATTTGCTCATGTGCTTTTTCCTGTTGGTGATATAGAAAAAGTTGAGGTGCGCGAACAGGCTCATCGTTTTGGTTTATCGGTCGCTGATAAAAAAGATAGTCAGGGTGTGTGCTTTCTTGGGCACGTCGATATGAGAGATTTTTTAAAAAAGTTTATCGCTGTTTCAGTGGGGGCTGTTTTGAATGAACGTGGAGATGTTATTGGGACTCACGATGGAGCGCTTCTGTACACACTTGGTCAGCGCCATGGATTTCATGTGACAAAAAAAACACCAACAGATGGTCCGTTGTATGTTGTTTCAAAAGATATTGAGCGTAACACCATAACGGTTTCGCATAACCTCACAACAGACAGTGCATTTAGCCATACTGACGTTGTGCTTGAACAGGTAAACTGGATCTCAGTGGCGCCGGTTGTACACAAAGAATACACTGCCCGATTTCGGTACCGACAGCCCCTTCAGGCGTGTGTTGTTGATGTTGTTGGTGAGAATGTACGTATTCATTTTACAGAACCACAGCATTCAATAGCGTTGGGGCAATCGGTTGTGGTATACGACGGAGATGTATGTATTGGTGGTGGGGTTGTGTGCGCTGTGGCGTAG
- the def gene encoding peptide deformylase, which translates to MKQIVQNEAPVLRGKAHAVSKSDIGSNRLASIITNMKKALATQKDGVALAAPQIGVPLQLFIVSGDIFKKEDDERRPDDMVFINPVIVKKSRTKKWLEEGCLSVRWKYGEVHRHTKATVRALGLDGKPFEIGASGLLAQIFQHETDHLNGILFIDTARNIHSVPPDASDTH; encoded by the coding sequence ATGAAACAGATTGTTCAAAATGAAGCACCTGTGTTACGAGGAAAAGCACACGCCGTTTCAAAATCAGATATTGGAAGCAACCGACTTGCCTCTATTATCACCAACATGAAAAAAGCACTTGCCACACAAAAAGATGGTGTCGCTCTTGCTGCACCACAAATCGGCGTACCCTTGCAACTCTTTATTGTTTCTGGGGATATTTTTAAAAAAGAAGATGATGAACGAAGACCTGACGATATGGTGTTCATTAATCCTGTTATAGTAAAAAAATCACGAACCAAAAAATGGCTTGAAGAAGGGTGCCTTTCTGTTCGCTGGAAATACGGAGAAGTACATCGCCACACAAAAGCTACCGTACGCGCGCTTGGCCTCGACGGAAAACCTTTTGAAATCGGTGCCAGCGGACTTCTTGCACAAATTTTTCAACACGAAACTGATCACCTCAATGGCATACTGTTTATTGATACCGCTCGCAACATACATTCAGTGCCACCCGACGCATCTGATACACACTAA
- a CDS encoding methionyl-tRNA formyltransferase, translating into MKPSFVFFGSPDIAVASLNALFQAGLIPHTIVTAPDAPQGRGMVLTPPPAKVWALEHAIPVLQPKKLSDPTVVSALHASPSDFFVVVAYGKIIPQSILDIPRLGTLNMHPSLLPRHRGPSPIESQIVHEEHLSGVGVSIMLLDEKMDHGPVLAHTALTDTTLPWPMSAHTLRPLLAETGAHLLVKTLSAYLEGALSPQPQDDAHATYCAIIKKEDALIQLTDDAYTNYKKILAYSLWPRAFFFAEKNGKHVRVVITSARFENNTLIIERVIPEGKREMTYAEFLS; encoded by the coding sequence ATGAAACCTTCGTTTGTTTTTTTTGGCTCACCTGATATTGCCGTCGCATCACTCAACGCTCTCTTTCAAGCTGGCCTCATTCCCCACACTATCGTCACCGCACCTGACGCACCACAAGGACGCGGCATGGTACTCACCCCTCCACCAGCAAAAGTATGGGCGCTCGAGCATGCAATTCCTGTACTTCAACCAAAAAAACTTTCTGACCCTACTGTGGTATCGGCACTACACGCATCCCCTTCCGATTTTTTTGTTGTTGTTGCGTACGGAAAAATTATTCCACAAAGCATTCTTGATATTCCTCGTCTAGGAACACTCAACATGCATCCGTCACTCCTGCCACGACATCGCGGACCCTCACCAATCGAGTCGCAAATCGTACACGAAGAACACCTCTCGGGTGTTGGTGTTTCTATTATGTTATTGGATGAAAAAATGGATCATGGCCCTGTACTTGCACACACAGCACTCACCGACACAACACTGCCATGGCCAATGTCCGCACACACACTACGTCCACTTCTCGCAGAAACCGGTGCACACCTTCTTGTTAAAACACTTTCAGCATACCTTGAAGGAGCCCTATCCCCACAACCACAGGATGACGCGCACGCGACGTACTGTGCGATTATCAAAAAAGAAGACGCCCTCATACAATTAACCGATGACGCCTATACAAACTACAAAAAAATTCTCGCATACAGTCTGTGGCCACGTGCATTTTTCTTTGCAGAAAAAAACGGAAAACACGTTCGCGTTGTAATCACAAGCGCTCGCTTTGAAAATAACACGCTCATCATTGAGCGTGTTATCCCCGAAGGAAAACGTGAAATGACGTACGCAGAATTTCTTTCCTAA
- the raiA gene encoding ribosome-associated translation inhibitor RaiA, translating into MLTISLKATSMELTPAIRLYAEEKISSVEKFIDPLKEARAEIELGKTTHHHNGGAIFRCEINFHMEGELLRSVSQKEDLYAAIDIAKDELLDEVRKQKNKKTRGSRRGARMFKSLLQKMGFGNGEEV; encoded by the coding sequence ATGCTTACTATCTCATTGAAGGCGACGAGTATGGAATTGACACCGGCAATTCGTTTATATGCGGAGGAAAAAATATCGTCGGTAGAAAAATTTATAGATCCTTTAAAAGAAGCGCGTGCTGAAATTGAATTAGGAAAGACAACACATCACCACAACGGTGGTGCTATTTTTCGTTGTGAAATAAATTTTCACATGGAAGGTGAGTTGCTACGATCTGTCTCACAAAAAGAAGATTTGTATGCAGCAATTGATATTGCAAAAGATGAGCTTCTTGATGAAGTGCGAAAACAAAAGAATAAAAAAACACGCGGTAGTCGCCGAGGAGCTCGCATGTTTAAATCATTATTACAAAAAATGGGATTTGGAAACGGGGAGGAGGTTTAG
- a CDS encoding DUF167 domain-containing protein, whose product MKQTTYLKIKVTPQASKESLVDMGDGRFVVSVREKAQDNKATARSLTMVALHVGVPVSKLRVLRGHHTRNKVVEVLE is encoded by the coding sequence ATGAAACAAACAACGTACCTCAAGATAAAAGTAACTCCACAGGCCTCAAAAGAATCTCTCGTGGATATGGGCGATGGGCGATTTGTTGTCTCTGTTCGAGAAAAAGCACAGGACAATAAGGCAACAGCTCGTAGTTTGACAATGGTCGCGTTGCATGTTGGTGTTCCTGTTTCAAAGCTTCGCGTGCTTCGTGGGCACCATACAAGAAATAAAGTTGTGGAAGTGCTAGAATAG
- a CDS encoding M15 family metallopeptidase gives MEPSQKTDNILLGVIVVLLVILGYGGYRLYVLNSLYATALTTTQTLTESHDILQGELTRAREEKINVQNELTLQESRVNDLEQQIQDITGTVGTLEKLSKTDPELLQKYSKVFFLNEHYTPPKLSTIDKALVYDESKQQQIHRQVWPFLEDLIKDAKNDDVSLFVLSAYRSFGTQAALKTGYTVSYGSGANAFSADQGYSEHQLGTTVDFTTTGINGGLNGFETTPAYKWLVDNAYRYGFILSYPKGNAYYQFEPWHWRFVGTDLARVLHRQNMDFYDMDQRQIDKYLVTIFD, from the coding sequence ATGGAACCTTCTCAAAAAACAGACAATATACTTTTGGGGGTTATCGTCGTCCTTCTTGTTATCCTTGGATACGGTGGGTATCGTTTGTATGTATTGAATAGTCTTTATGCAACGGCATTGACCACAACCCAGACACTTACCGAATCGCATGACATACTTCAAGGTGAGTTAACTCGAGCGCGGGAAGAAAAAATAAACGTACAGAATGAACTCACACTTCAAGAGTCGCGTGTGAATGATTTAGAGCAACAGATACAAGATATTACAGGTACAGTGGGAACGCTTGAAAAATTGAGCAAGACAGATCCAGAACTTTTACAAAAGTATTCAAAAGTTTTTTTCCTCAACGAGCACTACACGCCACCAAAACTTTCAACAATTGATAAGGCGTTGGTGTACGATGAAAGTAAACAACAACAAATTCACAGGCAGGTGTGGCCGTTTCTTGAGGATTTGATTAAGGATGCAAAAAATGATGATGTGTCACTTTTTGTTCTTTCTGCATATCGTTCGTTTGGTACACAGGCGGCTCTCAAGACAGGATATACCGTGAGTTATGGTTCGGGGGCGAACGCCTTTTCGGCAGACCAAGGATACTCAGAGCACCAGTTGGGAACAACGGTTGATTTTACGACAACAGGTATTAATGGTGGCTTGAATGGATTTGAGACAACTCCTGCGTACAAGTGGCTTGTTGATAACGCATACCGATATGGATTTATTCTTTCGTATCCAAAAGGGAATGCGTACTACCAATTTGAGCCGTGGCACTGGCGATTTGTTGGGACTGATTTAGCTCGCGTGTTACATCGACAAAATATGGATTTTTACGATATGGATCAGCGGCAAATTGATAAGTACCTCGTTACGATTTTTGACTAA